A stretch of the Actinoalloteichus fjordicus genome encodes the following:
- the groL gene encoding chaperonin GroEL (60 kDa chaperone family; promotes refolding of misfolded polypeptides especially under stressful conditions; forms two stacked rings of heptamers to form a barrel-shaped 14mer; ends can be capped by GroES; misfolded proteins enter the barrel where they are refolded when GroES binds), producing the protein MAKLIAFNEDARRGLERGMNTLADAVRVTLGPKGRNVVLEKKWGAPTITNDGVSIAKEIELEDPWEKIGAELVKEVAKKTDDVAGDGTTTATVLAQALVREGLRNVAAGANPLGLKRGIEKAVDAVAEQLLKTAKEVETKEQIAATAGISAGDASIGELIAEALDKVGKEGVITVEESNAFGLELELTEGMRFDKGYISGYFVTDTDRQETVLDDPYILLYSSKISSVKDLLPLLEKVMQAGKPLLIISEDVEAEALATLVLNKIRGTFKSVAVKAPGFGDRRKAILQDIAILTGGQVISEDVGLKLETADLSLLGQARKVVVTKDETTVVEGVGESDQIAGRVSQIRSEIERSDSDYDREKLQERLAKLAGGVAVIKVGAATEVELKERKHRIEDAVRNAKAAVEEGIVAGGGVALLQAAEAAFSGLTLVGDEATGANIVKVAVEAPLKQIAVNAGLEGGVVVEKVKGLKAGEGLDAATGEYKDLVAAGITDPVKVTRSALQNAASIAALFLTTEAVVADKPEKDKAPAAPDAGGMDF; encoded by the coding sequence ATGGCAAAGTTGATCGCGTTCAACGAGGATGCGCGTCGCGGCCTTGAGCGCGGCATGAACACCCTCGCCGACGCCGTGCGGGTGACGCTCGGCCCCAAGGGCCGCAACGTCGTGCTGGAGAAGAAGTGGGGCGCCCCCACGATCACCAACGACGGCGTCTCGATCGCCAAGGAGATCGAGCTGGAGGATCCCTGGGAGAAGATCGGCGCCGAGCTGGTCAAGGAGGTCGCCAAGAAGACCGACGACGTCGCGGGTGACGGCACCACCACCGCCACCGTGCTGGCCCAGGCCCTGGTTCGCGAGGGTCTGCGCAACGTCGCGGCAGGCGCCAACCCCCTCGGTCTCAAGCGGGGCATCGAGAAGGCCGTCGACGCCGTCGCCGAGCAGCTCCTCAAGACCGCCAAGGAGGTCGAGACCAAGGAGCAGATCGCTGCCACGGCAGGGATCTCCGCAGGCGACGCCAGCATCGGCGAGCTGATCGCCGAGGCGCTGGACAAGGTCGGCAAGGAAGGCGTCATCACCGTCGAGGAGAGCAACGCCTTCGGGCTGGAGCTCGAGCTCACCGAGGGTATGCGCTTCGACAAGGGCTACATCTCGGGCTACTTCGTCACCGACACCGACAGGCAGGAGACGGTCCTCGACGACCCGTACATCCTGCTGTACAGCTCCAAGATCTCCTCGGTCAAGGACCTGCTCCCGCTGCTGGAGAAGGTCATGCAGGCAGGCAAGCCGCTGCTGATCATCTCCGAGGACGTCGAGGCCGAGGCCCTGGCGACCCTGGTGCTGAACAAGATCCGCGGCACCTTCAAGTCGGTCGCCGTCAAGGCTCCCGGCTTCGGTGACCGCCGCAAGGCGATCCTCCAGGACATCGCGATCCTCACCGGCGGCCAGGTCATCAGCGAGGACGTGGGCCTCAAGCTCGAGACCGCCGACCTCTCCCTGCTCGGCCAGGCCCGCAAGGTCGTCGTCACCAAGGACGAGACGACCGTCGTCGAGGGCGTCGGCGAGTCGGACCAGATCGCGGGCCGCGTGAGCCAGATCCGTTCCGAGATCGAGCGCAGCGACTCCGACTACGACCGCGAGAAGCTCCAGGAGCGGCTGGCCAAGCTGGCAGGCGGCGTCGCGGTGATCAAGGTCGGCGCGGCCACCGAGGTCGAGCTGAAGGAGCGCAAGCACCGCATCGAGGACGCGGTGCGCAACGCCAAGGCCGCCGTCGAGGAGGGCATCGTCGCCGGTGGCGGCGTGGCTCTGCTCCAGGCTGCCGAGGCCGCCTTCAGCGGGCTGACCCTGGTGGGCGACGAGGCCACCGGTGCCAACATCGTCAAGGTCGCCGTCGAGGCCCCGCTCAAGCAGATCGCGGTCAACGCAGGCCTTGAGGGCGGCGTCGTGGTCGAGAAGGTCAAGGGTCTCAAGGCGGGCGAGGGCCTGGACGCCGCGACCGGCGAGTACAAGGACCTGGTCGCAGCCGGCATCACCGACCCGGTGAAGGTCACCCGCTCCGCGCTGCAGAATGCGGCGTCGATCGCGGCTCTGTTCCTCACCACCGAGGCCGTCGTCGCCGACAAGCCGGAGAAGGACAAGGCCCCGGCCGCTCCCGACGCCGGCGGCATGGACTTCTGA
- a CDS encoding serine/threonine-protein kinase: MSEDLTGRRLGHYRITGVLGRGGMSVMYRATDERLGRKVALKVIAEHLSGDGEFRERFVDEARNTSAIDHAHVVPLYDFGEVDGLLYIAMRLVDGADLAEKIKDGPLSPTRCLDLLGQVAEALDMLNGRGLVHLDIKPANVLVTSRESSGEHVYLADFGLTRRGATGHRTQGGDFLGSPTYAAPEHLRGEPVDPRTDAYSLACVLFACLTGRPPYRGQVSEVIEGHLAKPVPSVTSVVALPPAIDEVLRRGMNKDPKQRYANCRELIATARTALASTPRPDQPPAPAQPDTGSRPALSGAGLPPGAAPQGSAPQGLTSPGPTSQGAAWGQQSFPATPGAGQQYVGGAPMAEPMRLRPPSPAQSAASFTGQRGGGNRWVLPILVGAVVLAVTVLVIVLINGAEADDQGLRAEAGVERTDAVGGVVDRQEQAAHHHAAEH, encoded by the coding sequence GTGTCGGAGGACCTCACCGGACGTCGTCTGGGCCATTATCGGATCACCGGCGTGCTAGGCCGTGGCGGCATGAGCGTGATGTATCGAGCGACCGATGAACGCCTGGGTCGCAAAGTCGCGCTGAAAGTGATCGCAGAGCATCTGTCAGGTGACGGCGAGTTCCGAGAACGCTTCGTCGACGAGGCTCGCAACACCTCCGCGATCGATCACGCGCACGTCGTTCCGCTGTACGACTTCGGCGAGGTCGACGGACTGCTCTACATCGCCATGCGCCTCGTCGACGGCGCCGATCTGGCCGAGAAGATCAAGGACGGTCCGCTCTCGCCCACGCGTTGTCTCGACCTGCTCGGCCAGGTCGCCGAGGCGCTGGACATGCTCAACGGTCGAGGGCTGGTGCACCTGGACATCAAGCCGGCCAACGTCCTGGTCACCAGCCGCGAGTCCTCCGGCGAGCACGTCTACCTCGCCGACTTCGGGCTGACGCGGCGCGGTGCGACGGGCCACCGCACCCAGGGCGGCGACTTCCTCGGCTCGCCGACCTACGCGGCGCCGGAGCACCTGCGGGGAGAGCCGGTCGACCCGAGGACCGACGCCTACTCGCTGGCCTGTGTGCTGTTCGCCTGCCTGACCGGAAGGCCGCCGTACCGGGGTCAGGTCTCCGAGGTCATCGAGGGCCACCTCGCCAAGCCGGTGCCCTCGGTCACGTCCGTGGTCGCGTTGCCGCCCGCCATCGACGAGGTGCTGCGCCGAGGGATGAACAAGGACCCCAAGCAGCGCTACGCGAACTGTCGCGAGCTGATCGCCACCGCGCGCACCGCGCTCGCGTCGACGCCGCGACCCGACCAACCGCCCGCGCCTGCGCAGCCCGACACCGGCTCGCGCCCCGCGCTGTCCGGCGCCGGACTTCCGCCGGGCGCCGCACCACAGGGTTCGGCACCGCAGGGTCTGACTTCACCGGGTCCGACTTCACAGGGCGCAGCCTGGGGCCAGCAGAGCTTCCCGGCGACGCCGGGGGCGGGCCAGCAGTACGTGGGCGGCGCGCCGATGGCCGAGCCGATGCGCCTGCGCCCGCCCTCGCCCGCCCAGTCGGCGGCGAGCTTCACCGGTCAGCGCGGCGGCGGCAACAGATGGGTGCTGCCGATCCTGGTCGGTGCGGTGGTGCTGGCGGTCACGGTGCTCGTCATCGTGTTGATCAACGGCGCCGAGGCAGACGATCAGGGGCTCCGCGCCGAGGCGGGCGTGGAGCGGACGGACGCCGTCGGCGGAGTCGTCGACCGTCAGGAGCAGGCAGCGCACCACCACGCCGCCGAACACTGA
- a CDS encoding AIM24 family protein — protein sequence MQVVTRHTPSFGVARLVLGPGEQIRTRVGAMMATSYGMAVRPKVGAAKPANRQLGGGPAAAEFAAPALGGWVDVTPNRAGELHTLELAGPPGWCVHRDAWLATSATVGLAGQSPLLRAVLGSDDGFLLHALGAGTLLLACFGMLDVVNLKAGEAVTLDTGHIAAFREGTQVRVRALSQSGTQSMRSGEGLVADFAGPAQILTQTRNARTVSH from the coding sequence GTGCAGGTCGTGACCCGCCACACGCCGTCGTTCGGGGTGGCGAGGCTCGTGCTCGGCCCCGGCGAGCAGATCAGGACCCGGGTCGGGGCGATGATGGCGACGAGCTACGGCATGGCCGTCCGGCCGAAGGTCGGTGCGGCCAAGCCCGCCAACAGACAGCTCGGCGGCGGGCCCGCTGCGGCGGAGTTCGCCGCCCCTGCCCTGGGCGGCTGGGTCGACGTCACGCCGAACAGAGCCGGGGAGCTGCACACGCTGGAACTGGCGGGTCCGCCCGGCTGGTGCGTCCATCGCGATGCCTGGCTTGCGACGTCGGCCACCGTCGGCCTCGCCGGGCAGTCGCCGCTACTGCGAGCGGTGCTCGGCTCGGACGACGGCTTCCTGCTGCACGCGCTCGGCGCGGGAACGCTGTTGTTGGCCTGCTTCGGGATGCTGGACGTGGTGAACCTGAAGGCGGGGGAGGCGGTGACCTTGGACACCGGACACATCGCGGCCTTCCGCGAAGGGACTCAGGTGCGAGTCCGTGCGCTCAGCCAATCCGGAACGCAGTCGATGCGCAGCGGTGAGGGACTGGTCGCGGATTTCGCCGGACCGGCACAGATTCTCACTCAGACCAGGAACGCGCGTACGGTGAGCCACTGA
- the moeA gene encoding molybdopterin molybdotransferase MoeA, with amino-acid sequence MPVSAHQAEVASLMDRTEIRRRPLIECLGLALAEDLTAPIPLPPFDNSAMDGYAVHAADAASAGAESPVTLPVAEDVPAGRGDAPPLRCGEAHRIMTGALLSDGANAVIPVESTDAGVDQVTIFSSTTTGRHLRRAGEDVGVGDVVARAGDRLSPARLGVAAALGIAELSVHRRPRVLVLSTGSELTEPGSPLAPGRIYESNGVMLAAAVLEAGGEPTRLRIVPDDVAEFRAAVEPRLGDVDLLLTSGGVSAGAYEVVKDALADQGVEFRKIAMQPGMPQGAGRYRGVPVVTLPGNPVSALVSFEVFVRPALLAAAGFREVLRPRTSATLEGAALRSPSDKRQYRRGRYHFDTGSVRVLGAPGSHLLSAMAASNCLLEIPPETTMVEPGAQVTVWLLDEPQNSAVPPSAGQ; translated from the coding sequence ATGCCCGTCTCCGCCCATCAGGCCGAGGTGGCGAGCCTGATGGATAGGACCGAGATTCGGCGCCGTCCGCTCATCGAGTGTCTCGGACTGGCGCTGGCCGAGGACCTGACCGCGCCGATCCCGCTGCCCCCGTTCGACAACTCCGCGATGGACGGCTATGCGGTGCACGCAGCCGACGCCGCCTCGGCAGGCGCCGAGAGCCCGGTGACGCTGCCGGTCGCCGAGGACGTCCCGGCGGGCCGGGGCGACGCGCCGCCGCTGCGATGCGGCGAGGCACACCGGATCATGACCGGGGCCCTGCTGTCCGACGGTGCAAACGCGGTGATCCCGGTGGAGTCGACTGACGCGGGCGTCGACCAGGTCACGATCTTCTCCTCGACCACGACGGGCAGACACCTGCGACGAGCGGGCGAAGACGTCGGCGTCGGAGACGTGGTGGCCAGGGCCGGTGATCGGTTGAGCCCGGCCCGGCTCGGCGTTGCGGCGGCCCTGGGCATCGCCGAGTTGTCGGTGCACCGCAGGCCCCGCGTCCTGGTGCTGTCCACCGGTTCGGAGTTGACCGAGCCGGGCAGCCCGCTGGCTCCGGGCCGGATTTACGAATCCAACGGGGTGATGCTGGCCGCTGCCGTGCTGGAGGCGGGCGGCGAGCCCACCCGACTGCGCATCGTGCCCGACGACGTCGCCGAGTTCCGGGCGGCGGTGGAGCCCCGGCTCGGCGACGTCGACCTGCTGTTGACCTCCGGCGGAGTGAGCGCGGGGGCCTATGAGGTGGTGAAGGACGCCCTGGCCGATCAGGGCGTGGAGTTCCGCAAGATCGCGATGCAGCCGGGGATGCCGCAGGGCGCCGGGCGGTATCGCGGGGTGCCCGTGGTCACGTTGCCGGGGAATCCGGTGAGCGCGCTGGTGTCCTTCGAGGTGTTCGTCCGGCCCGCGCTGTTGGCTGCGGCGGGCTTCCGCGAGGTGCTGCGGCCGAGGACGTCGGCGACGCTGGAGGGCGCCGCGCTCCGATCCCCGTCGGACAAGCGGCAGTATCGGCGAGGGCGCTATCACTTCGACACCGGTTCCGTCCGGGTGCTCGGCGCGCCCGGCTCGCATCTGCTGTCCGCGATGGCGGCATCGAACTGCCTGTTGGAGATCCCGCCCGAGACGACCATGGTGGAGCCGGGCGCCCAGGTGACGGTGTGGCTGCTCGACGAGCCGCAGAACAGTGCGGTGCCGCCGTCCGCCGGACAGTAG
- a CDS encoding GlsB/YeaQ/YmgE family stress response membrane protein has product MGVLSWIFFGAIAGWAANVVVGGKDRRPQGCLVSVLVGVVGAALGGLGYQLITGQEIGFQFNFASLGVAILGAIVLLVLIRLVSGRRH; this is encoded by the coding sequence ATGGGCGTGCTCTCCTGGATCTTCTTCGGTGCGATAGCGGGCTGGGCGGCCAACGTCGTGGTCGGCGGGAAGGACCGCAGACCGCAAGGCTGTCTGGTCAGTGTTCTGGTCGGCGTGGTCGGTGCGGCGTTGGGTGGGCTCGGTTATCAGTTGATCACCGGGCAGGAGATCGGCTTCCAGTTCAACTTCGCGAGTCTCGGTGTCGCCATTCTCGGCGCAATCGTGCTTCTGGTGCTGATTCGCCTGGTCAGCGGCCGACGGCATTGA
- a CDS encoding AAA family ATPase, with the protein MITLTTRLSPSALDTRRGVVRLHREVLDALGLHAWDAVRLTGARVTAALAAAIEPGTAGNTGPGVVLVDDVTLANLGLTEGSEVVVAPVEVSAGRSVTVAGSRLATAALSPETVRLALIGKVISQGDSVSLLPQDLAPPAGANVSDARRRLSGAIGLTWTNELLTITSVDPPGAIAVQPSTVVSWRAGSGAAAAAGVAQPVAAAAGFAPAGVGSPGLRTVPARNGTSSSADGTIDGVVVSPSEQESGERSQPPAIADLVGAQSAAKLLGEWLRLTINRPELLAKLGAQPRLGVLVTGPEGVGKATLVRSVTTSVHADLVELAAPSVVAIEAGAASQLVHDATAAVRAAAQQGRSVVLLLTDAESLLPATDPPPLATVVLDALRGISGLPKVTLIATSSHPESVDPRLRAADLLDRELSLAPPDARTRTELLRMLLRDVPSSDDVDLSVIAERTPGFVAADLVALRRDAAVQAALRHPEADSGEDDGPRIEQQDLLDALRTVRPIAMSTTDSLQTGGLTLDDVGDMAETKQSLTEAVLWPLQYPDSFARLGVRPPRGVLLYGPPGCGKTFLVRALAGTGALNVLSVKGAELLDKWVGESERAVRELFHRAAEAAPALVFLDEVDALAPRRGQSGDSGVADRVVAALLTEIDGVEPMREVVVVAATNRPELIDPALLRPGRLERLVYVPPPDADARTAILESAAKNTPLAEDVDLTALAAGLSGYSAADCTALIREAALTAMREDLAAAEVTSAHLDTARQGVRPSLDPAQLASLEAYAAAQH; encoded by the coding sequence GTGATCACGCTGACCACGAGACTCTCGCCATCCGCGTTGGACACCCGCCGAGGCGTCGTCCGTCTGCACCGCGAGGTGCTCGACGCGCTGGGCCTGCACGCCTGGGACGCCGTCCGGCTCACCGGCGCCAGGGTGACGGCCGCGCTGGCAGCCGCCATCGAGCCGGGGACCGCGGGCAACACCGGGCCCGGTGTGGTGCTGGTCGACGACGTGACCTTGGCCAACCTCGGACTCACCGAGGGCTCCGAGGTGGTGGTGGCCCCGGTCGAGGTGAGTGCGGGCCGGTCGGTCACGGTGGCGGGCTCGCGCCTCGCGACGGCCGCGCTGTCGCCGGAGACGGTCCGACTCGCGCTCATCGGCAAGGTGATCAGCCAGGGCGACTCGGTGTCCCTGCTGCCGCAGGACCTCGCGCCGCCCGCCGGGGCGAACGTCAGTGACGCACGCCGCCGCCTCTCCGGTGCCATCGGCCTGACCTGGACGAACGAACTGCTGACCATCACCTCGGTCGATCCGCCCGGCGCGATCGCCGTGCAGCCCTCGACGGTGGTGTCCTGGCGAGCCGGTTCGGGCGCGGCCGCGGCCGCAGGCGTCGCGCAGCCGGTGGCCGCAGCCGCCGGGTTCGCCCCCGCCGGTGTCGGCTCGCCCGGCCTGCGCACGGTGCCCGCCCGGAACGGGACGTCGAGTTCGGCGGACGGGACCATCGACGGCGTCGTCGTCTCCCCGTCCGAACAGGAGTCCGGCGAACGTTCCCAACCGCCCGCGATAGCCGACCTCGTCGGCGCCCAGAGCGCGGCGAAGCTGCTGGGCGAATGGCTTCGGCTGACCATCAACCGGCCGGAGCTGCTGGCGAAGTTGGGCGCACAACCTCGGCTCGGCGTCCTGGTCACCGGTCCCGAGGGCGTCGGCAAGGCCACGCTGGTGCGGTCCGTGACCACGAGCGTGCACGCCGATCTCGTCGAGCTGGCCGCCCCGAGCGTCGTCGCGATCGAGGCAGGCGCGGCCTCGCAGCTGGTGCACGACGCGACGGCGGCGGTCCGTGCTGCGGCGCAGCAGGGCAGGTCGGTGGTGCTGCTGCTCACCGACGCGGAGTCGCTGCTGCCCGCGACCGACCCGCCGCCGCTGGCGACGGTCGTCCTCGACGCGCTCCGAGGCATCAGCGGGCTTCCCAAGGTGACGCTCATCGCGACGAGCTCCCATCCCGAGTCGGTCGACCCCCGGCTGCGGGCGGCCGACCTGCTCGACCGCGAACTGAGCCTCGCGCCACCCGACGCGCGCACCAGGACCGAACTGCTGCGGATGCTGCTGCGGGACGTCCCCTCGTCCGACGACGTCGACCTGTCGGTGATCGCCGAACGCACCCCGGGGTTCGTGGCGGCCGACCTGGTCGCCCTGCGCCGAGACGCGGCGGTGCAGGCTGCGCTGCGGCACCCGGAGGCCGACTCCGGCGAGGACGACGGGCCGCGCATCGAGCAGCAGGACCTGCTCGACGCCCTGCGCACGGTCCGCCCCATCGCGATGTCCACCACCGACTCGCTCCAGACCGGCGGTCTGACCCTGGACGACGTCGGGGACATGGCCGAGACCAAGCAGTCGCTGACCGAGGCGGTCCTCTGGCCGTTGCAGTACCCGGACTCCTTCGCCCGGCTCGGGGTGCGGCCGCCGCGCGGCGTGCTGCTGTACGGGCCGCCCGGGTGCGGGAAGACCTTCCTCGTCCGGGCGTTGGCGGGCACCGGGGCGCTCAACGTGCTGTCCGTCAAGGGCGCCGAGCTGCTGGACAAGTGGGTGGGCGAGTCGGAACGAGCCGTGCGCGAGCTGTTCCACCGCGCGGCCGAGGCGGCCCCGGCGCTGGTGTTCCTCGACGAGGTCGACGCACTGGCCCCGCGCCGAGGGCAGTCGGGAGACAGCGGGGTGGCCGACCGGGTGGTGGCGGCGCTGCTGACCGAGATCGACGGTGTGGAGCCGATGCGGGAGGTCGTGGTCGTCGCGGCGACGAACCGGCCCGAGCTGATCGACCCGGCGCTGCTGCGACCCGGCAGACTGGAGCGCCTGGTCTACGTGCCGCCGCCGGACGCCGACGCGCGAACGGCCATCCTCGAGTCGGCGGCGAAGAACACGCCGTTGGCCGAGGACGTCGACCTCACGGCGCTCGCGGCCGGGCTGTCGGGATACTCGGCGGCGGACTGCACGGCGTTGATCCGCGAGGCCGCTTTGACGGCGATGCGCGAGGACCTCGCGGCCGCCGAGGTGACCTCGGCGCATCTGGACACGGCGCGCCAAGGCGTCCGCCCCTCGCTGGACCCGGCTCAGCTCGCCTCGCTGGAGGCGTACGCCGCAGCGCAGCACTGA
- a CDS encoding quinone-dependent dihydroorotate dehydrogenase produces MYRVLYSLVLSRVPAEAAHRLSFGALRILAAVPGVRALLRRWLSPRDPALRVRALGLDLPGPLGLAAGFDKDGRGADALGALGFGFVEIGTVTGQAQPGNPEPRLFRLPADRALVNRMGFNNAGSDVAAGTLRRRPTPHETVVGVNIGKTKVVEEAEAAADYVRSAQRLGGLADYVVVNVSSPNTPGLRNLQAVEQLRPLLIAVRTALDETTRRRVPLLVKIAPDLSDTDVDAVAELALELGLDGIIATNTTISREGLRTAEAEVARLGAGGLSGAPVKARSLAVLRRLRAKVGDRLVLIAVGGIETADDVWERITAGATLAQSYTGLIYGGPLWPRRIHRDLARKVRAAGLASIGDAVGTDRG; encoded by the coding sequence ATGTACCGAGTCCTGTATTCCCTGGTCCTGAGCCGAGTGCCCGCCGAGGCGGCCCACCGGCTGAGTTTCGGTGCGCTGCGGATACTGGCGGCCGTGCCCGGCGTCCGTGCGCTGCTGCGTCGGTGGCTGTCGCCCCGTGATCCCGCATTGCGGGTCCGCGCCCTCGGCCTCGACCTGCCCGGCCCGCTCGGCCTGGCGGCAGGCTTCGACAAGGACGGGCGAGGAGCCGACGCGCTGGGCGCGCTGGGCTTCGGATTCGTCGAGATCGGCACGGTGACCGGACAGGCCCAGCCGGGCAATCCCGAACCCCGGCTGTTCCGTCTCCCGGCGGATCGAGCACTGGTGAACCGGATGGGCTTCAACAACGCGGGCTCCGACGTCGCGGCAGGCACCCTTCGCCGCAGGCCGACGCCACACGAGACGGTCGTCGGCGTCAACATCGGCAAGACCAAGGTCGTCGAGGAGGCCGAGGCCGCCGCCGACTACGTGCGCAGCGCGCAACGCCTCGGGGGCCTCGCGGATTACGTCGTCGTCAACGTCAGTTCGCCGAACACACCGGGCCTGCGGAACCTCCAGGCGGTGGAGCAACTGCGTCCGCTGCTGATCGCCGTGCGCACCGCGCTGGACGAGACGACTCGGCGCCGAGTCCCGTTGCTGGTGAAGATCGCCCCGGACCTGTCCGACACCGACGTCGACGCGGTGGCCGAACTGGCGTTGGAACTAGGCCTGGACGGGATCATCGCCACCAACACGACCATCTCGCGGGAGGGCCTGCGGACCGCCGAGGCCGAGGTCGCGAGGCTGGGCGCAGGCGGTCTCTCCGGGGCGCCGGTCAAGGCCCGATCCCTTGCGGTGCTGCGCAGGCTCCGGGCGAAGGTCGGCGATCGACTGGTGTTGATCGCCGTGGGCGGCATCGAGACCGCCGACGACGTCTGGGAGCGCATCACCGCCGGAGCGACGCTGGCGCAGTCCTACACCGGGTTGATCTACGGCGGCCCGCTGTGGCCGCGTCGGATCCACCGGGACCTGGCCAGGAAGGTGCGGGCGGCCGGGCTGGCGAGCATCGGCGACGCGGTGGGGACGGACCGGGGCTGA